In the genome of Nitrospirota bacterium, one region contains:
- a CDS encoding 3-deoxy-D-manno-octulosonic acid transferase yields MYNLLLILLVIVTLPFLLYKVAVTEKHRKGFWEKLGVAKENQWGTELNSVLDRRARIHIHAVSVGEVIAAIPFIKELRQRHPEVRITVSTVTPTGNELARKRLPEVDQILYSPFDLTWSVKRFINRVKPDIYISVETELWPNFLREVKRSGARSLIINGRISPDAFKGYRRFRCFMKRILSNVDLFCMQTDEDGERIRDIGAPASSVTVTGNMKYDQKFIEMNNDAINKKMHLFGINSGDKVIVAGSTHPGENEVILSSYIECLKEDEQLRLIIVPRHIERTADIERLARTMGLDVIRRTGLGNAKRNNVPYKTVIVVDTIGELSTLYSIATVVMIGGSFIPHGGQNPLEAMYYRKPLIFGKHMFNFKQITEEILESGAGHMIEDIDSLKDVLQGLLNNNGKQQEMGEKGYKIIAKNRGAVERNLAIIDKYVLLR; encoded by the coding sequence TTGTATAATTTACTTCTAATATTACTGGTCATTGTAACCTTACCGTTTTTGCTTTACAAGGTAGCAGTAACAGAGAAGCACAGGAAAGGCTTTTGGGAAAAACTGGGCGTTGCCAAAGAAAACCAATGGGGTACCGAATTAAATTCGGTACTCGACAGGCGGGCCCGCATCCACATCCATGCCGTCTCAGTAGGCGAGGTTATAGCTGCCATCCCTTTCATCAAAGAGCTCAGGCAGAGGCATCCCGAAGTTAGGATTACCGTGTCTACCGTTACCCCAACCGGTAATGAGTTGGCACGCAAGAGACTCCCTGAGGTAGATCAGATATTATACTCACCATTTGATTTAACCTGGTCTGTTAAGAGGTTTATTAATCGCGTTAAACCCGATATCTATATTTCTGTAGAAACAGAGCTGTGGCCAAACTTCCTGAGAGAGGTGAAACGATCCGGGGCAAGGTCACTCATAATCAACGGCAGAATCTCGCCGGATGCATTTAAAGGTTACAGGAGGTTTCGCTGCTTTATGAAGCGTATACTCTCCAACGTTGACCTTTTCTGTATGCAGACTGATGAGGATGGAGAGAGGATCAGAGATATAGGGGCACCTGCCAGTTCTGTAACAGTTACCGGCAACATGAAATATGACCAGAAATTTATCGAGATGAATAATGACGCAATCAACAAGAAGATGCATTTATTCGGGATAAACAGTGGCGATAAAGTCATAGTGGCAGGCAGTACCCATCCTGGTGAGAATGAGGTTATCCTTTCATCTTACATTGAATGTCTGAAAGAAGATGAACAACTGAGATTGATCATTGTCCCAAGACATATCGAAAGGACGGCAGATATAGAGAGGCTTGCAAGGACAATGGGGCTTGATGTTATAAGGAGGACCGGACTTGGCAATGCAAAGAGAAATAACGTTCCATACAAGACTGTCATCGTTGTTGATACAATTGGTGAACTGTCCACTCTCTACAGCATAGCAACTGTTGTAATGATCGGTGGGAGCTTTATACCACACGGCGGTCAGAATCCACTGGAGGCAATGTATTACAGGAAACCCCTTATATTTGGGAAACATATGTTTAATTTCAAACAGATTACAGAGGAGATATTAGAGAGCGGGGCCGGTCACATGATAGAAGATATAGACTCACTGAAAGATGTCCTGCAGGGGTTACTGAACAATAACGGCAAACAGCAGGAAATGGGAGAAAAGGGATATAAGATTATTGCTAAAAACAGAGGAGCAGTGGAAAGAAATCTTGCCATAATAGACAAATATGTACTGCTACGGTGA